From the Vibrio metoecus genome, one window contains:
- a CDS encoding ABC transporter permease subunit, which produces MQRRQHFAHTPLPYLLLAPQIVIIAVFFIYPAAQAIYLSFMLEDPWGLSSTFVWFENYQELFSSAEYLNSLGFTLLFSVIVSFLSLALALLLAVKADNIIHGQSAYRVTLTWVYAVAPAVAGIIGGFLFNPHIGVLTDLFQRIGWQFSFQTDPFDASIALILVSVWKQVSVNFLYFLAGLQSISYAVREAALLDCQSDSKRFWSITFPLLAPTGFFLLVINLTYAFFDTFGVIDTMTNGGPGGSTTSLVYKVYRDGFVGADLGGSSAQSVVLLVLVLALTWLQFRFVEKRVHY; this is translated from the coding sequence GTGCAACGTCGACAACATTTCGCTCACACTCCGCTGCCCTATTTGCTGCTTGCGCCGCAGATAGTGATCATCGCGGTGTTCTTTATTTATCCCGCCGCTCAAGCGATTTATCTCTCTTTTATGTTGGAAGATCCTTGGGGGCTTTCCTCCACGTTTGTCTGGTTTGAAAACTATCAAGAGCTGTTTAGCTCGGCGGAATATCTGAATTCACTGGGGTTTACCCTACTGTTTTCGGTGATCGTTTCTTTCCTCTCTCTGGCGCTTGCGCTGCTTTTAGCGGTAAAAGCCGACAACATCATTCATGGGCAAAGTGCGTATCGCGTTACTTTGACGTGGGTGTATGCCGTGGCTCCTGCCGTAGCAGGCATTATCGGCGGCTTTCTGTTTAATCCGCACATTGGTGTACTGACTGATCTGTTTCAGCGCATTGGGTGGCAGTTTAGTTTTCAAACCGATCCGTTCGATGCTTCGATTGCCCTCATTCTGGTTTCTGTCTGGAAGCAAGTTTCGGTCAACTTCCTCTATTTTCTGGCCGGTTTGCAGTCGATTTCCTACGCCGTTCGCGAAGCGGCGCTGCTCGATTGCCAAAGCGACAGCAAACGTTTTTGGAGCATCACCTTTCCGCTGCTTGCCCCGACTGGATTTTTCCTGCTGGTGATCAACCTCACTTACGCCTTTTTCGACACCTTCGGGGTGATTGACACCATGACCAACGGCGGCCCCGGTGGCAGCACCACCTCGCTGGTATACAAGGTGTATCGCGATGGTTTTGTCGGAGCTGACCTTGGCGGCAGTTCGGCGCAATCGGTCGTGCTTCTCGTATTGGTGCTGGCGCTGACGTGGTTACAGTTCCGTTTCGTTGAAAAACGTGTTCATTACTAA
- a CDS encoding glycerophosphoryl diester phosphodiesterase, translated as MPSIIVGHRGVAGTYPENTRVSVQAAINLGLSWVEVDVQPTKDNVLVVCHDHTIDRCSNGKGRIDEYTLAELKQLDFGAWFDPRFTGEPIMTLEELLELAAEHDLGLNIEVKVDKHDVASVVQNLKEQLDQSPLVADKILLSSFSHDIILQLYQHCPGYKLGILSERLTQRDRQVLKEVNAFSCNLNYRWITEKHIRDLKNGGYQIWCYTLNQVDKFRYLDKVDAIFSDFPERFIK; from the coding sequence ATGCCTTCAATCATCGTCGGCCACCGTGGGGTGGCTGGAACGTATCCAGAAAATACCCGTGTCAGTGTACAAGCGGCTATCAACCTTGGCTTATCTTGGGTTGAAGTTGACGTACAACCGACCAAAGACAATGTATTGGTTGTGTGTCACGACCATACGATTGACCGTTGCAGTAATGGCAAAGGTCGCATTGATGAGTACACACTCGCCGAGCTGAAACAGCTTGATTTCGGTGCTTGGTTTGATCCCCGTTTTACGGGCGAGCCGATCATGACTCTGGAAGAGTTGCTTGAGCTTGCAGCAGAGCACGATTTAGGACTGAATATCGAAGTTAAAGTCGATAAGCATGATGTGGCGAGTGTCGTACAAAACTTAAAAGAACAACTAGATCAAAGCCCATTGGTAGCTGACAAAATCTTACTGTCGAGTTTTAGCCACGACATTATTTTGCAACTGTACCAACACTGCCCAGGCTACAAATTGGGGATTTTGAGTGAACGTTTAACTCAGCGTGATCGCCAAGTGCTCAAAGAAGTGAATGCGTTTAGCTGCAACCTCAACTACCGCTGGATCACGGAAAAACACATCCGTGATTTGAAAAATGGTGGTTATCAGATTTGGTGTTACACCCTCAATCAAGTGGACAAATTCCGTTATCTGGACAAAGTCGATGCGATTTTTTCAGATTTCCCAGAACGTTTTATCAAGTGA
- a CDS encoding LacI family DNA-binding transcriptional regulator — protein MVTINDVCKLAGVSKATVSRVLNETGQVKAQTREAVLAAMQQLGYQPNSLAQALATNTTNSIGLVLPHFESSYFGSILFEAEQGAQKAGKKLLVVNSKNSEQGEKEAVATLAAQRCDATLLYSRHLSEVQLLELQQQYPSPLVILNRRLHHPQLHSFGLDQTQIAQLAMLHLLNLGHRHIVCITSPLVSETGKIRYHVYQQALHEQGIELNLSFVIEGDNTLLGGYQAMQQLLQQGISMTAVFACNDDMALGAMRAMHEHGINVPKQVSLIGIDNEPAAAFAIPSLSSVSLPIGELTQQAMSLAVEIANKKPQDAQHRLYQGSLIARESTIALKL, from the coding sequence ATGGTAACCATAAACGACGTGTGTAAATTGGCGGGTGTCTCCAAAGCCACGGTATCACGAGTGCTGAATGAGACAGGTCAAGTCAAAGCACAAACGCGTGAAGCGGTACTTGCCGCCATGCAGCAGCTCGGTTATCAGCCCAACAGTTTGGCACAGGCACTTGCAACTAATACTACCAATTCGATTGGCTTGGTGCTGCCGCATTTTGAGAGCAGCTATTTTGGTTCCATCTTGTTTGAAGCCGAACAAGGCGCGCAGAAAGCAGGAAAAAAACTGCTGGTCGTGAACAGCAAAAACAGTGAGCAAGGTGAAAAAGAAGCGGTTGCCACATTAGCGGCGCAGCGTTGTGATGCGACCTTGCTGTACAGTCGTCATTTGAGTGAAGTGCAATTACTTGAATTACAGCAGCAATATCCGTCGCCCTTAGTGATCCTCAATCGCCGTTTACATCATCCGCAATTACACAGCTTTGGTCTCGATCAAACGCAAATTGCTCAGTTAGCGATGCTGCATTTGTTGAATTTAGGGCATCGTCATATCGTCTGCATTACATCGCCGTTGGTGAGCGAGACGGGAAAAATTCGTTATCATGTCTATCAACAAGCGTTACATGAGCAAGGGATTGAGTTGAACTTGTCCTTTGTCATCGAAGGGGATAACACACTGCTTGGTGGTTATCAGGCAATGCAACAACTGCTGCAACAAGGCATTTCCATGACGGCGGTTTTTGCCTGTAACGATGATATGGCGCTCGGTGCAATGCGCGCCATGCATGAACATGGCATTAATGTACCCAAGCAAGTTTCCTTAATCGGGATTGATAATGAACCCGCAGCGGCTTTTGCTATCCCGAGTTTATCGAGCGTGAGTTTGCCGATCGGCGAGTTAACTCAGCAAGCAATGAGTTTGGCTGTCGAGATTGCTAATAAAAAACCACAAGATGCACAGCATCGACTCTATCAAGGGAGTTTGATCGCCCGTGAATCCACCATAGCGCTCAAACTATGA
- the ugpE gene encoding sn-glycerol-3-phosphate ABC transporter permease UgpE — MKSNRLSDHVILIIGALFMLVPLWLIFASSTHQPNDIVSEGLQWTLGDNLSAVYSEAWNKSLGFAGNVTAQSMIMNSMIMGLGFAIGKIVISMMAAYALVYFRLPYASAWFWLIFITLLLPLEVRIIPSYEVVSNLGMLNSYTGLVLPLIASATATFFFRQFFKTIPDELLEAAQLDNAGPVRFFIDILFPLSKTMMAAIFIIMFVVGWNQYLWPIMMTTDEQYNTIVMGIKQILNNINETSLPRYDYAFAMVILAMLPPVLVVVIFQRWFVKGLVESEK; from the coding sequence ATGAAAAGTAATCGACTCTCGGATCATGTGATCCTGATTATTGGCGCACTGTTTATGCTGGTGCCACTGTGGCTGATTTTCGCCAGTTCTACTCATCAACCTAACGATATTGTTTCTGAAGGTTTGCAATGGACCTTGGGCGATAACCTCAGCGCAGTTTATAGCGAAGCATGGAATAAAAGCCTTGGCTTTGCGGGTAATGTCACTGCACAAAGCATGATTATGAATTCGATGATCATGGGCTTGGGTTTTGCGATTGGCAAAATCGTGATTTCGATGATGGCGGCCTATGCCTTGGTCTATTTCCGTTTGCCTTATGCCAGCGCGTGGTTTTGGCTGATTTTCATTACCCTACTGCTGCCGCTTGAAGTGCGGATTATTCCCTCGTACGAAGTGGTGTCCAATCTGGGCATGCTCAACAGCTACACCGGCTTAGTGCTGCCACTGATTGCCTCAGCCACCGCGACCTTCTTCTTCCGCCAGTTTTTCAAAACCATACCGGATGAACTCTTGGAAGCCGCTCAACTTGATAACGCTGGGCCAGTACGCTTTTTTATCGATATTTTGTTTCCCCTCTCGAAAACCATGATGGCCGCAATTTTCATCATCATGTTTGTGGTGGGTTGGAACCAATACCTGTGGCCAATCATGATGACTACCGATGAGCAGTACAACACGATCGTCATGGGCATAAAGCAGATTCTCAATAACATCAATGAAACCAGTTTGCCGCGTTATGACTACGCATTTGCCATGGTGATCCTCGCCATGCTCCCACCCGTTTTGGTGGTGGTGATTTTCCAACGTTGGTTTGTAAAAGGATTAGTCGAAAGTGAAAAATAA
- a CDS encoding DeoR/GlpR family DNA-binding transcription regulator yields the protein MTLLSTRQKQILEYLQQTHGVLSSALLSERFEVSVQTIRKDMNDLSDKGMVRRVHGGISLPSPNDNLSFSNRDLINLTAKQRIAQKVAQALPEGCSIFLGIGTTPKQVAQALLDHPGLTVVTNNINAALTLSRNPNINLHLAGGLVRHSDEDTVGEATTRFYRSFNIKVGIFGVGGLNPHGQLLDFTPEEANLTRAIIEHSEQCWLVADKSKLERYAPVVSGELSEMHRLFVDQITPAFQQLSLLHHVELIES from the coding sequence GTGACTTTATTATCCACCCGCCAAAAGCAAATCTTGGAATACTTGCAACAAACTCACGGGGTGCTTTCGAGTGCCCTACTTTCGGAACGCTTTGAGGTGTCGGTACAAACCATTCGCAAAGACATGAATGATTTGAGCGATAAAGGTATGGTACGCCGCGTGCATGGCGGCATTTCCCTGCCCAGTCCGAATGACAATTTATCGTTCAGTAATCGCGATTTGATCAACCTGACCGCAAAGCAGCGCATCGCACAGAAAGTGGCGCAAGCTCTGCCGGAAGGATGCAGTATTTTTCTCGGCATCGGCACGACCCCGAAACAGGTGGCGCAAGCGCTGCTCGATCATCCCGGTTTGACGGTCGTGACCAATAATATCAATGCCGCACTGACCTTAAGCCGCAACCCCAACATCAATTTGCACCTCGCTGGCGGACTAGTTCGCCATTCCGATGAAGATACCGTTGGCGAAGCGACAACCCGCTTTTACCGCAGCTTTAATATCAAGGTCGGGATTTTTGGTGTTGGCGGGCTCAATCCTCATGGTCAATTGCTTGATTTTACGCCAGAAGAAGCCAATTTAACCCGCGCGATCATAGAACATAGCGAACAGTGTTGGTTAGTTGCAGACAAAAGCAAATTAGAGCGTTATGCTCCCGTGGTCAGTGGTGAACTGTCTGAAATGCATAGGCTATTTGTTGACCAGATCACGCCCGCCTTTCAGCAGTTGTCTCTTTTGCACCACGTCGAACTTATTGAATCGTGA
- a CDS encoding YhcH/YjgK/YiaL family protein has protein sequence MFISNMAQRQFCAALSPKLQQLIDEVLQRVATPLPTGKHELQGDSAFFLVMDDHTQPLALRRSECHARYLDVQILLQGRERFGYSLAPFKGLDEDLLATRDVAFSAQLAEERFVDLEAGDFIVFYPGQPHRPLIAVEGEGEPVRKVVIKVDKALFE, from the coding sequence ATGTTTATTAGCAATATGGCGCAGCGCCAGTTTTGCGCTGCACTGTCACCTAAATTGCAACAGCTAATTGATGAAGTATTACAGCGTGTAGCAACACCGCTACCGACGGGTAAGCATGAGTTGCAAGGTGATTCTGCGTTTTTCCTGGTGATGGATGATCACACTCAACCGCTCGCTCTGCGCCGTAGCGAGTGTCATGCGCGTTATTTGGATGTGCAAATTTTACTGCAAGGGCGTGAGCGTTTTGGTTATAGCCTAGCGCCGTTCAAGGGATTGGATGAAGATTTGCTAGCCACGCGCGATGTGGCATTCAGTGCGCAATTAGCCGAAGAACGGTTTGTCGATTTGGAAGCGGGTGATTTCATTGTGTTCTATCCCGGTCAACCGCATCGTCCACTGATTGCAGTAGAAGGCGAAGGTGAGCCGGTACGTAAAGTGGTGATCAAGGTCGATAAAGCGTTATTTGAATAA
- the katG gene encoding catalase/peroxidase HPI, protein MEHNKAGSSGQCPVMHGGLTSAGMSNMDWWPKALNLDILHQHDSKTSPLGADFNYREELKKLDVESLKRDLKALMTNSQEWWPADWGHYGGLMIRMAWHSAGTYRIADGRGGAGTGNQRFAPLNSWPDNANLDKARRLLWPIKQKYGNKISWADLMILAGNMAYESMGLKTFGFAFGREDIWHPEKDIYWGSEKEWLAKSGSENSRYSGQRDLENPLAAVMMGLIYVNPEGVDGNPDPLKTAQDMRVTFARMAMNDEETVALTAGGHTVGKAHGNGKASNLGPDPEAADLHEQGLGWNNHTSRGVGRNTVTSGIEGAWTTHPTKWDNGFFYLLFTYEWQLAKSPAGAWQWEPINIKEEDKPVDVEDPSIRYNPIMTDADMALKMDPEYRKISERFYKDPAYFSEVFARAWFKLTHRDMGPKARYFGPDVPAEELIWQDPVPAGRKDYDVNAVKAKIAASGLSISEMVSTAWDSARTYRGSDKRGGANGARIRLAPQKDWEGNEPARLTKVLAVLEKIAAESGISIADTIVLAGNVGIEQAAKAAGVNVTIPFAPGRGDATLEQTDVDSFEVLEPVADGFRNWQKKHYVVTPEEMLLDKAQLLRLTAPEMTVLIGGLRVLGTNYGGSQHGVFTDRVGALTNDFFVNLTDMNYTWKPTGRNSYEIVERKSGKAKWTATRVDLVFGSNSILRAYAEVYAQDDNKEKFVKDFVAAWTKVMNADRFDLV, encoded by the coding sequence ATGGAGCACAATAAAGCAGGTTCAAGCGGCCAATGCCCTGTGATGCACGGAGGCTTGACTTCGGCGGGCATGTCCAACATGGACTGGTGGCCTAAAGCCCTCAACCTCGACATCCTTCATCAACATGACAGCAAAACCAGCCCACTCGGTGCTGATTTCAATTACCGCGAAGAGCTGAAAAAGCTAGATGTCGAATCGTTAAAGCGTGATCTCAAAGCGTTAATGACCAATAGCCAAGAATGGTGGCCAGCCGACTGGGGACACTACGGCGGTTTAATGATTCGTATGGCATGGCACTCTGCAGGTACTTACCGTATTGCTGATGGTCGTGGTGGCGCAGGCACTGGTAACCAACGCTTTGCCCCTCTTAACTCCTGGCCTGATAACGCAAACTTGGATAAAGCACGCCGTTTGCTGTGGCCAATCAAACAGAAGTATGGCAACAAAATCAGCTGGGCCGATCTGATGATCCTTGCGGGTAACATGGCTTATGAATCTATGGGTCTGAAGACCTTTGGTTTTGCCTTTGGCCGCGAAGACATCTGGCATCCAGAAAAAGACATCTACTGGGGTTCTGAAAAAGAGTGGCTTGCCAAATCCGGTAGTGAAAATAGCCGTTACTCTGGTCAACGCGATCTCGAAAACCCACTCGCAGCAGTAATGATGGGCTTGATCTACGTTAACCCAGAAGGTGTTGATGGTAATCCAGATCCACTCAAAACCGCGCAAGACATGCGTGTAACCTTCGCTCGTATGGCAATGAATGACGAAGAGACGGTTGCTCTGACTGCGGGCGGTCATACCGTCGGTAAAGCGCACGGTAATGGCAAAGCCTCTAACCTTGGCCCAGATCCAGAAGCCGCGGATCTGCATGAGCAAGGTCTGGGCTGGAACAACCACACTAGCCGTGGCGTTGGCCGTAATACCGTCACCAGTGGTATTGAAGGTGCGTGGACCACTCACCCAACCAAATGGGATAACGGTTTCTTCTACCTACTGTTCACTTACGAGTGGCAACTAGCGAAGAGCCCAGCCGGCGCATGGCAATGGGAACCGATCAACATCAAAGAGGAAGACAAACCGGTTGATGTGGAAGATCCAAGCATTCGCTACAACCCAATCATGACTGATGCCGATATGGCACTGAAAATGGATCCTGAATATCGCAAGATTTCAGAGCGCTTCTACAAAGACCCCGCTTACTTCTCAGAAGTGTTTGCTCGTGCTTGGTTTAAGCTGACTCACCGCGATATGGGACCAAAAGCGCGCTACTTTGGCCCAGATGTACCGGCAGAAGAGCTGATTTGGCAAGATCCAGTGCCAGCGGGTCGTAAAGATTATGATGTGAATGCGGTCAAAGCAAAAATTGCGGCGAGCGGCCTAAGCATCAGCGAAATGGTCAGCACCGCTTGGGATAGTGCTCGCACTTACCGTGGTTCTGATAAACGTGGTGGCGCAAACGGTGCTCGTATTCGTCTCGCTCCACAAAAAGATTGGGAAGGTAACGAACCTGCTCGTCTAACCAAAGTGCTGGCAGTGCTGGAGAAAATTGCGGCTGAATCAGGCATCAGTATCGCCGATACGATTGTTCTAGCAGGTAACGTAGGTATTGAACAAGCGGCCAAAGCCGCGGGCGTGAATGTGACCATACCGTTCGCACCGGGACGTGGTGATGCAACACTGGAACAAACGGATGTAGATTCATTTGAAGTGCTTGAACCTGTCGCGGATGGTTTCCGTAACTGGCAGAAAAAGCATTATGTGGTAACACCGGAAGAGATGTTGCTCGACAAAGCGCAATTGCTGCGCCTCACCGCTCCAGAAATGACGGTATTGATTGGTGGATTGCGTGTGCTCGGCACCAACTACGGTGGCAGCCAACACGGTGTATTTACTGACCGCGTGGGTGCATTGACGAACGATTTCTTCGTTAATCTGACCGACATGAACTACACCTGGAAACCAACGGGTCGCAATTCTTACGAGATTGTTGAGCGTAAGAGCGGCAAAGCAAAATGGACTGCGACTCGTGTTGATCTGGTATTTGGTTCTAACTCCATCCTGCGTGCTTATGCCGAAGTGTACGCACAGGACGACAACAAAGAAAAATTCGTGAAAGACTTTGTTGCCGCATGGACTAAAGTAATGAACGCCGATCGATTTGATCTGGTCTAA
- a CDS encoding 6-phospho-beta-glucosidase: MSKSVFPNDFLWGGAVAAHQVEGGWNQGGKGVSIVDVLTRGAHEVPRRITDGVMEGEFYPNHQAVDFYHHYKEDIALFAEMGFKCFRTSIAWTRIFPNGDEAQPNEAGLQFYDDLFDELLKHNIEPVITLSHFEMPLHLVKQYGSWLNRDLIDHFTKFAQVVMTRYQHKVKYWITFNEINNQRNWKLPIFGYCNSGMLYAGQDHPEQAMYQVLHHQFIASALVVKLGHEINPDFKIGSMIHMMPLYPATSRPEDVLLAQELMREKYLFSDVQVRGYYPSYLRKEWQRKGIEIEMQAGDEQILRQGCADYLAISYYMTNIVSAAPEQEGETTSLFETSRLNPYLPASDWGWQIDPQGLRYALSELYERYQKPIFVVENGLGALDTVEADGSINDDYRIRYLSEHIAAVKQAIDYDGVEVMGYTPWGCIDCVSFTTGEYKKRYGFIYVDKHDDGSGTMARAKKKSFYWYQQVIASNGEKL; the protein is encoded by the coding sequence ATGAGTAAGTCTGTTTTTCCTAATGATTTTTTGTGGGGTGGTGCGGTAGCAGCACATCAAGTGGAAGGCGGTTGGAATCAAGGTGGTAAAGGTGTGAGCATTGTTGATGTGCTGACTCGCGGTGCGCACGAAGTACCACGTCGGATCACTGACGGGGTTATGGAGGGCGAATTTTACCCGAACCATCAAGCGGTCGATTTTTATCATCACTACAAAGAAGATATTGCGCTGTTTGCTGAGATGGGTTTTAAGTGTTTCCGCACGTCTATTGCGTGGACACGGATTTTCCCGAATGGCGATGAAGCACAGCCCAATGAAGCAGGTTTACAGTTTTATGATGATCTGTTTGATGAGCTACTGAAACATAACATCGAACCTGTCATTACGTTGTCACATTTTGAAATGCCGCTGCATTTGGTGAAGCAGTATGGCAGTTGGCTCAACCGCGATTTGATTGATCACTTCACCAAATTTGCGCAAGTCGTGATGACCCGTTACCAGCATAAGGTGAAATACTGGATCACCTTTAATGAAATCAATAACCAACGTAACTGGAAGCTACCGATCTTTGGTTATTGCAACTCAGGTATGCTTTACGCTGGGCAAGACCACCCAGAGCAAGCCATGTACCAAGTGCTACATCACCAATTTATTGCCAGCGCATTAGTGGTGAAACTGGGGCACGAGATCAATCCGGATTTTAAAATTGGCAGCATGATCCATATGATGCCGCTGTATCCTGCCACTTCACGTCCGGAAGATGTTTTGCTGGCACAAGAGTTGATGCGTGAGAAATATCTGTTCAGTGATGTACAGGTTCGTGGCTATTACCCCAGTTATCTGCGCAAAGAGTGGCAACGCAAAGGCATCGAGATTGAGATGCAAGCTGGTGATGAGCAGATCCTGCGCCAAGGCTGCGCCGATTATCTCGCCATCAGTTACTACATGACTAATATTGTCTCTGCAGCGCCAGAACAAGAGGGCGAAACCACCTCTTTGTTTGAAACCAGCCGCTTAAACCCGTATCTTCCTGCGTCCGATTGGGGATGGCAGATTGATCCACAAGGTTTACGTTATGCGCTTTCTGAGCTGTATGAGCGTTACCAAAAACCGATTTTTGTGGTAGAAAATGGCCTCGGCGCGCTAGACACCGTCGAAGCGGATGGTTCAATCAACGATGATTACCGAATTCGCTACCTCTCTGAGCATATTGCGGCAGTCAAACAAGCGATCGACTATGACGGTGTTGAAGTGATGGGTTACACCCCTTGGGGCTGTATCGATTGTGTATCGTTCACCACTGGCGAGTACAAAAAACGCTACGGCTTTATCTACGTGGATAAACACGATGATGGCAGTGGCACCATGGCGCGCGCTAAGAAAAAGAGCTTCTACTGGTATCAACAAGTGATAGCCAGTAACGGAGAAAAGCTTTAA
- a CDS encoding sn-glycerol-3-phosphate import ATP-binding protein UgpC produces MKNNQNSNIHLLRSAKHAEPVMLDIKQLVKTYDNGHQAVKGVDLSIHQGEFIVLVGPSGCGKSSILRSIAGLESITSGEIHLAGRRVDNEKPANRDIAMVFQNYALYPHMSVYDNLAYGLKNRGVDKQTIAAKIAKVAKTLKIEEYLDRKPAKLSGGQRQRVAMGRAIVRDPQLFLFDEPLSNLDAALRAHMRLEIKKLQRELGVTSVYVTHDQVEAMTLADRIVVVKQGEIEQVGTPAEVYHQPASTFVASFIGSPAMNFLHASIKQGQLHIAGKHCYLPQFDAMSAENITLGIRPEHASLHPLANAIELKLDIQVVEPLGPNQLVHGKIIGLESEQDFIAVTAEIPLDVHQTLPIWVALEQLHLFDQQGKRFVQSHRSCTQSSKVASTRQQ; encoded by the coding sequence GTGAAAAATAACCAGAACTCCAATATTCATCTGCTACGCAGCGCCAAACACGCGGAGCCTGTTATGTTAGACATCAAACAGTTAGTCAAAACTTACGATAACGGCCATCAAGCGGTTAAGGGAGTGGATCTGTCGATTCATCAAGGCGAATTTATCGTGTTAGTCGGCCCATCAGGCTGCGGAAAATCGTCCATTCTGCGCTCTATCGCAGGCTTAGAGAGCATTACTTCTGGCGAAATTCATCTTGCGGGACGCCGCGTCGATAACGAAAAACCGGCCAATCGCGACATCGCTATGGTGTTCCAAAACTACGCGCTCTATCCGCATATGAGTGTCTACGACAACCTCGCCTACGGCCTTAAAAACCGTGGTGTGGATAAACAAACTATCGCGGCGAAAATTGCTAAGGTCGCGAAAACCCTCAAGATTGAAGAGTACTTAGACCGAAAACCGGCCAAGCTTTCGGGCGGACAACGCCAGCGTGTGGCGATGGGGCGTGCAATTGTGCGCGATCCGCAGCTGTTTTTGTTTGATGAGCCGCTCTCGAACTTGGATGCAGCTTTGCGTGCGCATATGCGTTTAGAAATCAAAAAACTGCAGCGTGAGCTTGGCGTAACGAGCGTGTATGTAACCCATGATCAGGTGGAAGCGATGACACTTGCCGATCGCATTGTAGTCGTCAAACAGGGCGAAATTGAGCAAGTCGGCACTCCCGCCGAAGTTTACCATCAACCGGCCAGTACCTTTGTGGCGAGTTTTATCGGCAGCCCTGCAATGAACTTTCTCCATGCATCCATCAAGCAAGGACAACTGCACATCGCAGGCAAGCACTGTTACTTGCCGCAGTTTGACGCCATGAGTGCCGAAAACATCACGCTAGGTATTCGCCCTGAACACGCCTCGCTCCACCCGCTAGCCAATGCGATTGAGTTAAAACTGGATATTCAGGTCGTTGAGCCACTAGGTCCGAACCAGCTGGTGCATGGCAAAATTATCGGTTTAGAAAGCGAGCAGGATTTCATCGCGGTCACTGCAGAAATTCCGCTCGATGTCCATCAAACCCTGCCGATCTGGGTTGCGCTTGAGCAGCTGCATCTTTTTGATCAACAAGGTAAACGCTTTGTCCAGTCACACCGTTCTTGTACACAGAGCAGCAAAGTCGCTAGCACTCGTCAGCAATAA
- a CDS encoding RidA family protein has product MTIHRIKPGTRWSDITVFNGIAHFVEVADSDTSADMQGQVEQVLAQAGRQLAKVGSDRSRILSVTIYITDFAELPVLNQVWDAWFPEGCAPSRACVKAELADPDYKVEMAFVAAAGEQYQ; this is encoded by the coding sequence ATGACGATACATCGTATTAAACCAGGCACTCGTTGGTCTGACATCACCGTGTTTAACGGCATTGCCCATTTTGTTGAAGTCGCCGATAGCGACACGTCGGCCGATATGCAAGGCCAAGTTGAGCAGGTTCTCGCGCAAGCAGGGCGTCAATTGGCGAAGGTTGGCAGCGATCGTTCGCGTATTTTATCGGTGACGATTTATATCACCGACTTTGCGGAGCTCCCAGTGCTTAACCAAGTTTGGGATGCTTGGTTCCCTGAAGGTTGCGCACCAAGCCGTGCTTGCGTGAAAGCGGAGTTGGCTGACCCAGATTATAAAGTCGAAATGGCTTTTGTTGCCGCCGCTGGCGAGCAGTACCAATAA